From a region of the Aerosakkonema funiforme FACHB-1375 genome:
- a CDS encoding heme o synthase: MIATGVSRHHQNFKEVIHSYYQLTKPRIIPLLLITTAASMWMASAGRVDPLLLLVTLTGGTLAAAAAQTLNCIYDRDIDYAMERTRHRPIPSGKVQSRDALLFAIILASLSFTLLAVFANLLAALLAMSGIVFYMAIYTHLLKRHTTQNIVIGGAAGAIPALVGWAAVTGSLSWSAWMLFAIVFLWTPPHFWALAMMIRDDYAKVNIPMLPVVVGEVATSRQIWIYTLIMVASTFLLIYPLGTAGVVYGLFAIILGGKFIQKAWELWLNPSDKDLARSLFKYSIIYMMLLCGGIVVDSLPVTHYLTASLAENLNWVI; encoded by the coding sequence ATTATTGCTACTGGGGTTTCCCGTCACCATCAAAACTTCAAAGAAGTAATACATAGTTACTATCAGCTGACGAAACCCCGGATTATTCCCCTGCTGCTAATTACAACAGCAGCTAGTATGTGGATGGCATCGGCAGGACGGGTAGATCCGCTGTTATTGCTGGTAACGCTTACAGGTGGTACTCTGGCAGCAGCTGCGGCTCAAACGCTCAACTGCATTTACGATCGCGATATCGATTATGCAATGGAACGTACCCGCCATCGTCCGATTCCTTCCGGCAAGGTGCAATCTCGCGATGCGCTTTTATTTGCAATTATCCTCGCTTCTCTTTCGTTTACCTTATTGGCTGTTTTTGCCAATCTGCTGGCGGCGCTGTTGGCGATGTCTGGCATTGTTTTCTACATGGCAATTTACACCCATTTGCTCAAACGCCACACTACCCAAAATATTGTGATTGGCGGTGCTGCCGGTGCGATTCCTGCTTTGGTGGGATGGGCGGCTGTGACCGGTAGTTTAAGCTGGTCGGCATGGATGTTATTTGCGATCGTCTTTTTGTGGACGCCTCCCCATTTCTGGGCGCTGGCTATGATGATTCGCGATGATTACGCGAAAGTAAACATCCCTATGTTGCCAGTTGTTGTGGGCGAAGTTGCCACTTCTCGCCAAATCTGGATTTATACACTGATAATGGTGGCGTCAACATTTCTGCTGATTTATCCTCTGGGTACGGCAGGTGTTGTTTATGGCTTGTTTGCCATTATCCTGGGCGGAAAGTTTATCCAGAAAGCTTGGGAATTATGGCTCAATCCCAGCGATAAAGATTTGGCGCGATCGCTCTTTAAATACTCAATTATCTACATGATGTTGCTCTGCGGTGGCATTGTTGTTGATAGTTTGCCAGTGACTCATTACCTCACAGCTAGTTTGGCTGAGAATTTGAATTGGGTAATTTAG
- a CDS encoding COX15/CtaA family protein — protein sequence MADTVLHQDESTFVATPVDFIRRFVWKIAIATLLLMAVGSATRVMNAGLACPDWPLCYGQLVPSQQMNLQVFLEWFHRLDAALIGVSAIALVGISWWYRRQSPPWLLWASAFALFLIIFQGILGGLTVTELLRFDIVTAHLGAALLFFTTLIVIGVALLPYEATGTVGNLAWVSLSAAILVYVQCLLGGLVASRWALHQCFGASQLCAVMNSHIAGVVPPTLATLAVVILTWRTPAVHSTVRLLANSAGVLLLCQIALGVATFRLHLQVEPLTVTHQAVGAALLGSLVALTVLTWRDVLSTRRLQRSPA from the coding sequence TTTATCCGTCGCTTTGTGTGGAAAATCGCGATCGCCACACTGCTGTTGATGGCAGTAGGCAGCGCCACGCGGGTGATGAATGCCGGGTTGGCTTGCCCTGACTGGCCGTTGTGCTACGGTCAGTTAGTACCCAGCCAGCAGATGAACCTACAGGTGTTCCTGGAGTGGTTTCACCGATTGGATGCGGCTTTAATCGGCGTCAGCGCGATCGCTCTGGTTGGTATCTCGTGGTGGTATCGGCGTCAGTCACCGCCTTGGCTACTTTGGGCCTCTGCGTTCGCCCTCTTTTTGATAATTTTCCAAGGTATCCTTGGGGGACTCACCGTTACCGAACTGCTGCGGTTTGATATTGTCACCGCTCACCTGGGAGCAGCTTTGTTATTTTTCACTACGCTGATAGTGATTGGCGTGGCTCTCTTACCCTACGAAGCCACCGGCACCGTCGGTAACTTAGCGTGGGTAAGCTTAAGCGCCGCAATTTTAGTTTACGTACAATGCCTTTTGGGCGGATTGGTGGCATCTCGCTGGGCGCTGCACCAGTGCTTTGGCGCATCGCAGTTATGTGCTGTGATGAATAGCCACATTGCCGGTGTAGTTCCACCCACTTTGGCAACTTTGGCTGTAGTAATTCTGACATGGCGAACACCGGCAGTACACTCCACTGTCCGATTGCTGGCTAACAGTGCTGGTGTTTTGCTGCTATGTCAAATTGCTCTTGGCGTGGCAACTTTCCGCTTGCACCTCCAGGTAGAACCGCTGACAGTTACTCACCAAGCAGTCGGTGCGGCATTACTGGGATCTTTGGTGGCGCTGACAGTTTTGACGTGGCGCGATGTCTTGAGTACACGTCGTCTTCAGCGATCGCCAGCCTAA